Proteins encoded by one window of Lates calcarifer isolate ASB-BC8 linkage group LG5, TLL_Latcal_v3, whole genome shotgun sequence:
- the LOC108896637 gene encoding 5-hydroxytryptamine receptor 4, with translation MDNSSLELLGDANASLQIELQSCTTLRNQVSRVFLYSFLSVGIVCTVVGNFLVVLSIAYFKQLQSPTNSFVMSLAVADCLVGLVVMPYSMIRTVEGCWYFGALFCQLHSSLDVMLCTASIFHLSCIAFDRYYAVCNPLVYSLKMSRNRVALLIVICWAVPMLISFGPIMLDLHIAGVDILLPKDMCLFLVNRIYAIMASLVAFYLPMAIMLVAYWKIFKAAKRQARQISAMESQMAAGVGKDSSKKQRHRNTMKREKKAAKTLGIIMGVFLIFWMPFFTVNIVDPFIEYSTEVVVWDIFLWLGYINSSLNPFLYGFFNRSFRRAFLMFMGCRVCLPGSSPGMELSHTRKDANERADQP, from the coding sequence ATGGATAACAGCAGCTTGGAATTGCTTGGAGATGCTAACGCATCTCTTCAGATTGAACTTCAGTCCTGCACTACATTGAGGAACCAGGTCTCTCGTGTTTTCCTGtattccttcctctctgttggCATCGTCTGCACAGTTGTCGGAAATTTCCTGGTGGTCTTGTCCATTGCCTACTTCAAGCAGTTGCAGTCACCCACAAACTCCTTCGTCATGTCCTTGGCAGTGGCTGACTGTCTTGTTGGCCTGGTAGTGATGCCTTATAGTATGATTCGGACTGTGGAGGGATGCTGGTACTTTGGTGCCCTTTTTTGTCAACTTCACTCAAGCCTTGATGTTATGCTGTGCACTGCCTCCATATTCCATCTCAGCTGCATTGCCTTCGACCGCTACTATGCTGTCTGCAACCCGCTAGTCTACTCTTTAAAGATGTCGCGCAATCGAGTAGCTCTCCTCATTGTTATATGTTGGGCTGTTCCCATGCTCATTTCCTTTGGCCCCATAATGCTAGATCTTCATATTGCTGGTGTGGATATCTTGCTCCCTAAAGATATGTGCCTGTTCTTGGTCAATCGCATCTATGCTATCATGGCTTCCTTGGTAGCGTTTTACTTGCCGATGGCTATCATGCTAGTAGCCTACTGGAAGATCTTCAAAGCTGCCAAGCGGCAAGCCAGACAGATCAGCGCCATGGAAAGCCAGATGGCTGCTGGAGTAGGCAAAGACTCgagcaaaaaacaaagacaccGAAACACaatgaagagggagaaaaaggcaGCAAAAACTTTGGGTATCATTATGGGAGTTTTCCTAATCTTCTGGATGCCCTTCTTTACAGTCAACATTGTGGACCCATTCATTGAATACAGCACAGAAGTGGTTGTCTGGGATATATTTTTGTGGCTAGGATATATCAACTCATCTCTAAATCCCTTCCTGTATGGTTTTTTCAATCGTTCCTTCCGCAGGGCATTCCTCATGTTCATGGGCTGCAGGGTATGCCTACCTGGATCCTCCCCTGGGATGGAGCTATCTCACACTAGGAAAGATGCAAATGAACGCGCCGATCAACCataa